In one window of Rhinopithecus roxellana isolate Shanxi Qingling chromosome 15, ASM756505v1, whole genome shotgun sequence DNA:
- the LOC104665213 gene encoding olfactory receptor 52B4-like, translating into MVHILNHTGVSHTVFRLLGIPGLEDQHMWISIPFFLSYVTALLGNSLLIFIILTKRSLHEPVYLLLCMLAGADLVLSTCTVPQALSIFWFCAGDISLDHCITQLFFIHSTFISESGILLVMAFDRYIAICYPLRYTTILTNSSIGKIGVTTLLRSYGTIFPIIFLLKRLTYCRSNMLPHSSCEHIVLAKFSCDDIRINIWYGFFVLMSTVILDVMLIFISYTLILRTVFHIPSQDARHKALNTCGSHVCVIILFYGPGIFSVLTQRFGHHISPHIHVLLANICILVPPMLNPIIYGIKTKHIWDQVTHVLFPKVK; encoded by the coding sequence ATGGTGCACATATTAAATCACACTGGTGTTAGCCACACAGTCTTCCGCTTGCTGGGCATCCCCGGCCTAGAGGACCAGCACATGTGGATTTCCatccccttcttcctttcctatgtCACCGCCCTTCTTGGGAACAGCCTGCTCATCTTCATTATCCTCACAAAGCGCAGCCTCCATGAACCCGTGTATCTCCTCCTCTGCATGCTGGCCGGAGCAGACCTTGTCCTCTCCACGTGCACAGTACCACAGGCTTTGTCCATCTTCTGGTTCTGTGCTGGGGACATCTCCTTGGATCATTGCATCACTCAGctcttctttatccattccaccTTCATCTCTGAATCAGGGATCTTGCTGGTGATGGCCTTTGACCGCTACATTGCCATATGCTACCCACTGAGGTACACCACAATTCTTACAAACTCCTCTATTGGAAAAATTGGAGTGACTACCTTACTGAGAAGTTATGGTACAATATTCCCCATAATATTTCTTCTGAAAAGACTGACTTATTGCAGAAGTAACATGCTTCCACACAGCAGTTGTGAACACATTGTCTTGGCCAAATTTTCCTGTGATGACATTCGAATAAATATCTGGTATGGGTTTTTTGTCTTAATGTCAACAGTGATTTTAGATGTtatgctaatttttatttcatatacgCTTATTCtccgcactgtcttccacattccATCCCAAGATGCTCGCCACAAGGCTCTCAATACTTGCGGCTCCCACGTCTGTGTCATCATCCTGTTTTATGGACCTGGGATCTTCTCAGTCCTCACTCAGCGATTTGGACACCACATCTCACCCCATATCCACGTCCTGCTGGCTAATATCTGCATCCTGGTTCCTCCCATGCTGAATCCCATCATTTATGGAATCAAGACCAAACATATCTGGGACCAGGTAACTCATGTCTTATTTCCAAAAGTGAAATGA